Within the Gracilinema caldarium DSM 7334 genome, the region AAACGAGAATTTTTCTGGGGAATAGGGGGAGTTTTTGTCCTTCTGGTGCTCTGGGAACTGGGAAGCCGTGTTCTTGCAAGTGATATTCTCTTGCCTGATCCCCGGAAGACCTTAGTAACTTTGGTAGGGCTCATTGGTACTCAGAAGTTTATGAAAGCTTTGGGTATGAGCCTTGTCCGAATCCTTATCAGTATGACGATCGCCATACCAGTATCGTTGCTTATCGGTATACCTTCAGCATTAAACTGGCGTATCCGTGCTTTTATGAGGCCCTTTTTTCTGGTTATTGCCGCTACCCCAGTTCTGTCCATCATTCTTATCGCTTTTATCTGGTTCGGTCAGGAGCGAACACCTATTTTCTCTGCCTTTCTTATGATGTTTCCAATTCTCACTTCGAATATTATGGCAGGGATACAGTCTGCAGATCCAAAACTCCGTGAAGTGCTCGATCTCTATAACCTGTCTGAATTACAACGGCTTCGATATCTCTATATTCCGAGTCTGTTGCCTTATATGATTGCGGGACTGCATAGTGCTCTTTCGCTCTGCTGGAAGGTGGTCGTAGCTGCTGAAGTTATTGTACAGCCCCGGTTTGCCCTTGGTACAGGAATGCAGATGGCTAAGGCCCAGCTCGAAACTATAGAGCTTATAGCCTGGACCATAGCAACTGTTATTATGGCAGGCCTTACAGAATCGGTTTTTCTTGCAATTAAAAAGCTCTTTATGTATAGGGAAGGTGCTTTATGAACATCACCATAGAGCATCTATTGTTTTCTTATCCCAATACAGACAGGGCCTTATTTCAGGATTTTTCGCTATATGTACAGGGGCCGGGAGTGTGTGCTTTACTTGGGCCATCGGGGTGTGGGAAGACAACCCTGCTTAGACTCATCGCCGGTTTCTTAAAACCCCAGGCTGGTACTCTTTCTGTCGAAGGGCCCCTCTCGTATGTGTTTCAGGAAAGCCGGCTTTTTCCCTGGCTCAGCATTATCGATAATGTGAGCCTTCCCCTCTTTCAGCGGGTATCAAAAACCGAAGCCCGCGAAAAGGCGCTTTTTATGCTCGAACAGGTTGGTCTTGCGGATAAGGCTTTTGATAAGCCTGCCCAATTATCCGGCGGTCAGCAGCAGCGAGTTTCCCTTGTACGGGCTTTTCTATGTCCTGCTTCAGTAATGTTGATGGATGAACCCTTCCAGGCTTTAGATGTACCGCTGCGTATTCAGCTTATGGATTTGTTTTTACGGTTGCTTCAAGATAAGCCACGGCTCGTACTTGCTGTAACCCACGATCCTCGGGAAGCGATATACCTGGCGGATCGTACCATTATTCTGCAGGGTCAACCTCTCAATCCCGTGTGGGACAAAAAGATCCTGCTTTCTCGGGACGAGCGCTGCTATAGTTCACCAGCCCATGCGGAACTGGAAGCCCAGATGTTTGCGGTGTTAACGGCCGTATCGGCCTAACGGCTGTATCGGCCTAACGGCCGATACGCAGTTCCAGTGCATGGGCCGTTTCCTTTGCAGACATAATGAGCCGCTCCAGTACCGATGGTATGAGAAGTATCATCATCTGGAGCCCCTTTTTGCCGCCCCGGGCGAGCCAGGCATCTTCTG harbors:
- a CDS encoding ABC transporter permease; the protein is MNKREFFWGIGGVFVLLVLWELGSRVLASDILLPDPRKTLVTLVGLIGTQKFMKALGMSLVRILISMTIAIPVSLLIGIPSALNWRIRAFMRPFFLVIAATPVLSIILIAFIWFGQERTPIFSAFLMMFPILTSNIMAGIQSADPKLREVLDLYNLSELQRLRYLYIPSLLPYMIAGLHSALSLCWKVVVAAEVIVQPRFALGTGMQMAKAQLETIELIAWTIATVIMAGLTESVFLAIKKLFMYREGAL
- a CDS encoding ABC transporter ATP-binding protein, with protein sequence MNITIEHLLFSYPNTDRALFQDFSLYVQGPGVCALLGPSGCGKTTLLRLIAGFLKPQAGTLSVEGPLSYVFQESRLFPWLSIIDNVSLPLFQRVSKTEAREKALFMLEQVGLADKAFDKPAQLSGGQQQRVSLVRAFLCPASVMLMDEPFQALDVPLRIQLMDLFLRLLQDKPRLVLAVTHDPREAIYLADRTIILQGQPLNPVWDKKILLSRDERCYSSPAHAELEAQMFAVLTAVSA